A DNA window from Blastocatellia bacterium contains the following coding sequences:
- a CDS encoding RNA 2'-phosphotransferase, translating into MESNTPPQWVQLSRFMALILRHRPEQFGVALDAHGFAHIDDLLEAIRSRPQWARATRDAILEVIQRQDRPRFELKGDYIRALYGHSVPQRIEYTETDPPEYLYHGTTPASLKRITVEGLLPMERQYVHLSATPEDARQVGMRRTAHPVILRIRAREAQAAGARFFQADPRIYLTKRVARQYIEPLADTPDSSTSPPATIEHQK; encoded by the coding sequence ATGGAATCGAACACGCCACCGCAATGGGTTCAACTGAGCCGTTTCATGGCGCTCATCTTGAGGCATCGTCCTGAACAGTTTGGCGTAGCACTGGATGCTCACGGGTTCGCGCACATTGATGATCTGTTGGAGGCCATACGATCCCGACCGCAGTGGGCGCGAGCCACGCGCGATGCGATCCTGGAAGTGATCCAACGACAAGATCGGCCGCGATTCGAACTGAAAGGCGACTACATCCGCGCTCTGTATGGACACAGCGTGCCCCAACGGATCGAATATACAGAAACTGATCCGCCTGAGTACCTGTATCACGGCACAACTCCAGCCTCGCTCAAACGAATCACCGTAGAAGGCTTGTTGCCGATGGAACGCCAATACGTCCATTTATCCGCCACACCGGAAGACGCTCGCCAAGTCGGTATGCGACGCACAGCCCATCCGGTGATTCTGCGCATTCGAGCGCGCGAAGCACAGGCTGCCGGCGCCCGCTTTTTCCAGGCTGACCCTCGGATTTACCTCACCAAGCGCGTCGCTCGACAGTACATCGAACCATTAGCCGATACACCGGATTCATCAACCTCACCGCCGGCTACGATTGAACATCAGAAGTGA
- a CDS encoding SLC13 family permease, which translates to MNFETLFVIAVLLLAVVLFVTEKLSVDLVSLLVMALLLLSGIITPAEGLSGFSNAATITVGAMFVLSAGLFRTGAVNSLGVFVSQVFQKNFLIAMLAVMVLVGLLSAFINNTPVIAIFLPILLGVAKEMHISASKILMPISFASMFGGVCTLIGTSTNILVSSIAESHGLAPFSMFELTPLGLIMFIVGATYMLLVGIRLIPNRRGEGDLTEAFSLNEYLTEIVLLPDGPSVGQPIKDTPLVHDLDITIVQIRRDSVVIHQPTGDVPLRAGDVLLVRCNLEKIRALQEREGIKLKPEAKWDDEHLMSDEYRLLEVVVAPNSPLVGSTLQRSNFRENYGGTVLAIRHHQQLLREKISDTVLRAGDVLLVAIHRARLNAFKRSGHFITVSEQQTVEFRRDKSIVAVAIVFGVVLAATVKLSPIVVAAVSGAILLVLLGCLTMEEAYQAIEWRILFLLAGVLSLGTALEKTGAAQLISSYLVSTVGDLGLVALVSAFYLLTSLLTETMSNNATAALLAPIAISTAAALDVNPRPFLMAITFAASASFMTPVGYQTNTMIYGPGQYKFIDFVKVGGPLNLLFWLLATLLIPLIWPF; encoded by the coding sequence ATGAACTTTGAAACTCTATTCGTCATAGCGGTATTGCTGCTGGCCGTTGTTTTGTTTGTCACGGAAAAGCTGTCTGTTGATCTCGTTAGCCTGCTCGTGATGGCCCTGCTTTTACTGAGCGGCATTATCACACCGGCAGAAGGGCTTTCAGGCTTTAGCAACGCAGCCACGATCACCGTCGGCGCAATGTTTGTGCTGAGCGCAGGATTGTTTCGAACCGGCGCCGTCAACTCGCTCGGCGTGTTTGTCAGTCAGGTTTTCCAAAAAAATTTTTTGATCGCCATGCTCGCGGTGATGGTGCTGGTCGGGCTGCTGTCAGCGTTTATCAATAACACGCCGGTGATCGCGATTTTTCTGCCAATCCTTTTGGGCGTGGCCAAAGAGATGCACATCAGCGCGTCGAAGATTTTAATGCCGATTTCATTTGCTTCGATGTTCGGCGGCGTGTGTACCCTGATTGGGACTTCGACCAACATCCTGGTCAGCTCAATCGCCGAGAGTCATGGGCTTGCGCCGTTTTCGATGTTCGAGTTGACGCCGCTCGGCTTGATCATGTTCATCGTCGGCGCTACCTACATGCTGTTGGTCGGCATTCGACTCATTCCCAATCGGCGCGGGGAAGGGGATTTGACCGAAGCGTTTTCGTTGAACGAATACCTGACGGAAATCGTGCTGTTGCCCGATGGGCCGTCGGTCGGGCAACCCATAAAAGACACGCCGCTCGTTCATGATTTGGATATTACGATTGTGCAAATTCGCCGCGACAGCGTGGTGATCCATCAGCCCACTGGCGACGTGCCACTGCGCGCTGGCGATGTGTTGCTCGTCCGTTGCAATCTGGAAAAGATTCGCGCATTGCAGGAACGCGAAGGCATCAAACTCAAACCGGAAGCGAAGTGGGACGACGAACACCTCATGTCAGATGAGTACCGACTGCTCGAAGTTGTGGTTGCTCCCAATTCCCCGCTGGTAGGCAGCACACTGCAACGCTCCAACTTCCGCGAGAACTACGGTGGAACGGTGCTGGCGATCAGGCATCACCAGCAATTGTTGCGGGAAAAAATTTCCGACACCGTGTTGCGTGCCGGCGATGTTTTGTTGGTGGCCATCCATCGCGCGCGACTCAATGCGTTCAAGCGAAGCGGGCATTTTATTACGGTCAGCGAGCAGCAGACAGTCGAGTTTCGCCGCGATAAAAGCATTGTGGCGGTCGCCATTGTGTTTGGCGTTGTGTTAGCCGCCACGGTGAAGTTGTCGCCAATCGTCGTGGCGGCTGTCAGCGGCGCGATTCTCCTGGTGTTGCTTGGCTGTCTCACGATGGAGGAAGCCTATCAGGCAATTGAATGGAGAATTCTTTTCCTGCTGGCCGGCGTTTTGTCGTTAGGGACGGCCCTGGAAAAGACCGGCGCTGCCCAGCTCATCTCGTCATACCTTGTTTCGACGGTTGGCGATCTTGGATTGGTCGCACTGGTCTCGGCGTTTTATTTGCTGACATCGCTGCTGACCGAAACTATGTCGAACAACGCCACGGCGGCGCTGCTGGCCCCGATTGCGATTTCAACAGCCGCAGCCTTGGATGTCAATCCGCGTCCGTTTCTGATGGCGATCACATTTGCCGCCTCGGCCAGTTTCATGACGCCGGTTGGCTATCAAACCAACACGATGATCTACGGACCCGGACAATACAAATTCATTGATTTTGTCAAAGTCGGAGGGCCGCTCAATCTGCTGTTTTGGCTCTTGGCGACGCTTTTGATTCCGCTGATCTGGCCGTTCTAG
- a CDS encoding class I SAM-dependent methyltransferase, producing the protein MTGSYPDRPMERIRRAHVHWRDADYLARREMIADLIECRRFANGRLLDVGCGNQPYRDVFASCVEAHIGIDPDAHYSQPDVVGLALELPFVSASFETVLATQVIEHVPEPDRLLQEINRVLKPGGHLILTAPQYWRLHEVPHDYYRFTPYGLRHLVEASGLAPVLVKQQGAAWALVGQAICNTLIGRRGWHRLIPLVNLLFGWADRRWRDTGDALNLLIVARK; encoded by the coding sequence GTGACAGGTTCCTATCCGGATCGGCCAATGGAACGCATCCGGCGCGCGCACGTGCACTGGCGCGATGCTGATTATTTGGCCAGGCGCGAAATGATTGCCGATTTGATCGAATGTCGTCGCTTTGCCAACGGGCGACTGCTCGATGTGGGATGCGGCAATCAACCTTATCGAGATGTGTTTGCTTCGTGTGTGGAGGCGCATATCGGTATTGATCCTGATGCACACTACAGTCAGCCGGATGTGGTTGGGCTTGCCCTCGAGTTGCCGTTTGTCTCAGCTTCGTTTGAGACGGTGCTGGCCACGCAAGTCATCGAACATGTCCCCGAGCCGGATCGCCTACTTCAGGAAATTAATCGTGTGCTCAAGCCAGGTGGACATCTAATTCTCACAGCGCCGCAATACTGGCGATTGCATGAGGTCCCGCATGATTATTATCGTTTCACGCCGTATGGGTTGAGGCACCTGGTGGAAGCTTCTGGACTGGCGCCGGTGCTGGTCAAACAACAGGGCGCAGCGTGGGCGTTGGTTGGGCAGGCAATTTGTAACACGCTGATAGGCCGGCGTGGCTGGCATCGGCTCATCCCACTGGTCAATCTGTTGTTCGGTTGGGCTGATCGCCGTTGGCGTGACACAGGCGATGCGTTGAATCTGCTGATCGTAGCGCGAAAATGA
- the trpS gene encoding tryptophan--tRNA ligase: MKRVVSGMRPTGKLHLGHLEAVLKNWVNLQDEYQCFFFVADWHALTSDYADTSQIRANTLAMVCDWLGAGLDPNRSTIFVQSLVPQHAELHLLLSAVTPLGWLERVPTYKEAKEQIKDKDLNNYAFLGYPVLQAADILIYKGECVPVGEDQVPHLELTREIARRFNHFYSPIFPEPEAMLAPDPRVVGTDGRRMSKSYRNDIKITDPPEQIWEKLRTMVTDPARVRRHDPGNPDVCPVFALHHLYSPPETIAHVNIECRRAGIGCIDCKKLLYEPVIQRLEPIAQRSRQYEQNLDAVTQILIEGSRRAREEAEATMRQVREAVRIGV, translated from the coding sequence ATGAAACGAGTCGTCAGCGGCATGCGACCAACTGGTAAGTTACATTTGGGCCACCTGGAAGCAGTGCTGAAAAATTGGGTCAACCTGCAAGACGAATATCAATGCTTTTTCTTCGTGGCTGACTGGCACGCGCTGACCAGCGATTACGCTGATACATCACAAATCCGCGCTAACACACTGGCGATGGTCTGCGATTGGCTGGGCGCCGGACTCGACCCCAATCGCTCGACGATCTTCGTCCAGTCGCTTGTGCCGCAGCATGCTGAATTGCACCTGCTGCTGTCGGCAGTCACGCCGCTTGGCTGGCTGGAACGTGTGCCAACCTATAAGGAAGCGAAAGAGCAAATCAAGGACAAGGACCTCAACAACTATGCGTTCCTTGGTTATCCCGTGTTGCAGGCAGCCGACATCTTGATTTACAAAGGCGAATGCGTGCCTGTTGGCGAGGATCAAGTGCCGCACTTGGAGCTGACACGGGAAATCGCTCGGCGATTTAATCATTTCTACTCGCCCATTTTCCCTGAACCAGAGGCTATGCTGGCGCCCGACCCGCGCGTCGTCGGCACTGATGGGCGGCGCATGAGTAAGAGTTATCGCAATGACATCAAGATCACTGATCCGCCGGAGCAGATTTGGGAAAAACTGCGCACCATGGTGACCGATCCAGCCCGCGTGCGACGCCATGATCCGGGCAATCCAGACGTGTGTCCGGTCTTCGCGTTACACCATCTGTATAGTCCGCCAGAAACAATCGCCCATGTGAACATCGAGTGCCGGCGGGCCGGCATTGGGTGCATTGATTGCAAGAAGCTACTCTATGAGCCGGTGATCCAGCGTCTGGAACCGATCGCCCAACGGAGTCGCCAGTATGAGCAGAATCTGGACGCCGTCACGCAGATTTTAATCGAAGGCTCGCGTCGCGCGCGTGAAGAAGCGGAAGCTACAATGCGCCAAGTCCGCGAGGCCGTCCGCATCGGAGTGTGA
- a CDS encoding segregation/condensation protein A, with translation MTQAPLAYRDDAQGWEELDQLSSSYTVKLEIFEGPLDLLLHLIKREQVSIYDIPIARITEQYLEYLRLMQEMDIAVASDFLVMAATLIYIKTKMLLPRAPDLEEGEEAEDPRQQLVQQLLEYQKYKAAAEMLWSKAEVEQAIFVRSSTQVEGSEHEVAATVYDLFEAFRRTMERLKATIALEIEREEVTMAEKIAELRHRLKTEARLDITRMLEEARSTSELIAIFLAVLELVKQSVIQLIQQTAFGQIIAVRNAQPIQAEVIV, from the coding sequence ATGACTCAAGCGCCGTTAGCTTACCGTGACGATGCACAGGGCTGGGAGGAACTCGATCAACTCTCCAGCTCCTATACGGTCAAACTGGAGATTTTTGAAGGACCGCTCGATCTGCTGCTGCACCTGATCAAACGTGAGCAAGTCAGTATCTACGACATTCCGATTGCCCGCATCACCGAACAATATCTGGAGTATTTACGCCTGATGCAGGAGATGGACATCGCGGTGGCGAGCGATTTTCTGGTCATGGCGGCCACGCTGATTTACATCAAGACCAAAATGCTCTTGCCGCGCGCGCCTGACCTGGAAGAGGGCGAAGAAGCGGAGGACCCCCGCCAGCAACTCGTTCAGCAATTGCTCGAATATCAGAAATACAAAGCAGCCGCCGAAATGCTCTGGTCCAAAGCAGAAGTGGAACAAGCGATCTTTGTCAGATCATCCACGCAGGTGGAAGGCTCTGAACACGAAGTGGCGGCGACCGTCTACGATCTGTTTGAAGCTTTCCGCAGAACGATGGAACGGTTGAAAGCCACGATCGCTCTGGAGATTGAACGCGAAGAAGTCACCATGGCGGAGAAAATCGCCGAACTGCGCCATCGCCTGAAAACAGAGGCACGGCTGGACATCACTCGAATGTTAGAGGAAGCGCGATCCACATCGGAGTTGATCGCGATTTTTCTGGCCGTTTTGGAATTGGTCAAACAATCGGTCATTCAACTGATCCAACAGACGGCGTTCGGTCAAATCATTGCCGTCAGAAACGCTCAACCAATACAGGCTGAAGTGATCGTATGA
- a CDS encoding cysteine dioxygenase family protein, with product MSVNVSIMQLVEDMGRLLGGEHTNQSVTSYLRDHPVILASLEPYIRFNERTYTRNLIHKDNLFEAVLLCWEPGQRSMVHRHRDQVGWLTVIQGQLTIITFIKLRSGAVEQHEPDINWSPINSVYLKETHRYTISAGEVFQEVNEPETIHRTENTGSQQAISLHICTHPSETSVIYDVENHRCRTVRMGYV from the coding sequence ATGAGCGTCAATGTGTCTATTATGCAATTGGTCGAAGACATGGGGAGATTGTTGGGTGGTGAGCATACGAATCAGAGCGTGACAAGTTACCTGCGGGATCATCCCGTCATACTGGCATCGCTGGAGCCATATATTCGTTTCAATGAACGCACCTATACGCGTAATCTAATTCATAAAGACAATCTCTTTGAAGCGGTTCTGCTGTGTTGGGAACCAGGGCAGCGTTCGATGGTTCACCGACATCGTGATCAAGTGGGGTGGTTGACGGTCATTCAAGGTCAATTGACCATTATCACCTTCATCAAACTCCGAAGTGGAGCTGTTGAGCAGCATGAACCGGACATCAACTGGAGTCCAATCAATTCGGTTTATTTGAAAGAGACGCACCGTTACACTATATCAGCCGGCGAAGTATTTCAAGAAGTGAATGAGCCAGAAACGATCCATCGGACGGAAAATACCGGTTCGCAACAAGCGATCAGCTTACATATCTGTACGCATCCGTCCGAGACGTCGGTGATCTACGACGTTGAGAATCATCGTTGCCGAACCGTTCGCATGGGGTATGTGTGA
- a CDS encoding ATP-binding cassette domain-containing protein gives MSVQSPQDGLLAPAIEFRNVSISFDDNVVLDRVSFKVLPGQMRIILGLAGSGKSTLLRLAIGLLKPDEGEIFINGQEITRKSEDELLELRQHVGIVFQEDALFTSMPVWENVGYRLLQQGEPVEQVRSQVARVLRLINLEHAIDMMPAELSGGMSRRTALARALIGQPKIILYDSPCAGLDPVNEKRALRVIMQLRDLNETTSLFVTQNMDEVKYLCSGIYRRTNDGRIVFERERKDFCLIHTKIMLLSQGRILIEAPDELFWTAHQQAVREFLI, from the coding sequence ATGAGTGTGCAGTCGCCCCAAGACGGTTTGCTCGCGCCGGCGATCGAATTCCGTAATGTTTCAATCTCGTTCGACGACAACGTTGTGCTGGATCGAGTCAGCTTCAAGGTGCTTCCAGGACAGATGCGCATCATCCTTGGGTTGGCTGGGTCCGGTAAATCCACACTGTTGCGCCTGGCCATTGGTCTATTGAAACCGGACGAAGGAGAGATTTTCATCAACGGTCAAGAGATCACAAGAAAATCTGAAGATGAGCTCCTGGAGCTACGACAACACGTCGGCATCGTCTTTCAGGAGGACGCGCTATTTACCTCGATGCCGGTGTGGGAAAACGTCGGCTACCGATTGCTTCAACAAGGAGAACCTGTCGAGCAGGTACGATCACAGGTGGCACGTGTGTTACGCTTGATCAACCTCGAACACGCAATTGATATGATGCCCGCCGAACTGTCCGGTGGCATGAGTCGCCGCACGGCGCTGGCTCGCGCGTTGATCGGCCAACCCAAAATCATTCTCTATGATTCCCCTTGCGCCGGCCTTGACCCGGTCAACGAGAAAAGAGCCCTGCGAGTGATCATGCAATTGCGCGACCTGAATGAGACGACTTCTCTGTTCGTCACGCAAAACATGGACGAAGTCAAATATCTCTGCTCAGGCATCTACCGTCGCACGAACGATGGCCGGATTGTCTTTGAGCGGGAGAGGAAGGACTTCTGCCTGATCCATACGAAAATCATGTTGCTCTCTCAAGGTCGCATCCTGATCGAGGCGCCCGATGAATTATTCTGGACAGCCCACCAACAGGCCGTTCGCGAGTTCCTCATATAG
- a CDS encoding gluconolaconase yields MRPIIRSVSPTAGVQQGEIIIACENFDTSDFKQCHVWFGEHEGRIISASPHRIIAAVPKITGSFDHPDSLTIEARGQQSDPVYFAVAMFVTDQLHPVTNPAFDPESGNLYVTYSGSRGQKTPCSIYSISPMGEKSEFLHDIMNATGIAFDPHGTMFVSSRYDGTIYRISPFKEAEPFVQDLGVATGLAFDRQGLLYVGDRTGVIFQVNEMGEARTFVELEPSVSAYHLAFGPDDHLYVTGPTASSNETIYRISPDGIVEPFFTGLGRPQGLAFDTDGNLYVAASWRGRRGIFRITPARDVSLFVSGRTLVGLVFDDAGNMILASTEGEIYRLPLGIRGYLLDIFNEMGA; encoded by the coding sequence ATGAGACCGATCATTCGCAGTGTGTCACCAACAGCGGGAGTGCAGCAGGGTGAAATTATCATCGCCTGTGAAAACTTTGACACGAGTGACTTCAAACAGTGTCACGTATGGTTCGGTGAACATGAAGGCCGGATCATCAGCGCCTCGCCCCATCGCATCATTGCCGCTGTGCCAAAAATCACCGGCAGCTTTGACCATCCCGATTCGCTGACCATCGAAGCGCGGGGCCAACAGAGCGACCCGGTTTATTTCGCCGTCGCCATGTTTGTGACCGATCAATTGCACCCGGTGACCAACCCGGCATTCGATCCGGAGAGCGGCAACCTGTATGTCACCTATAGCGGCAGTCGCGGACAAAAAACCCCATGTTCCATCTATAGCATCTCGCCCATGGGCGAGAAAAGCGAGTTCCTACACGATATTATGAATGCCACGGGGATTGCCTTTGATCCTCATGGAACGATGTTCGTCTCCAGCCGGTATGATGGGACGATTTATCGCATCTCACCGTTTAAGGAAGCAGAACCATTCGTGCAAGACCTTGGCGTGGCCACCGGTCTGGCATTTGATCGGCAGGGCCTGCTGTATGTCGGGGACCGAACGGGCGTGATTTTTCAGGTCAACGAGATGGGGGAAGCGCGCACCTTTGTTGAATTGGAACCGAGCGTTTCGGCTTACCATCTAGCGTTTGGGCCTGACGATCACTTGTACGTCACCGGGCCAACGGCTTCGAGCAACGAAACGATTTATCGCATCTCTCCTGACGGGATTGTCGAACCGTTCTTCACCGGACTGGGCCGCCCGCAAGGCTTGGCGTTTGACACGGACGGCAATCTGTATGTTGCTGCGAGTTGGCGTGGACGTCGCGGAATCTTTCGGATTACACCAGCGCGAGACGTCTCCCTGTTTGTCAGTGGGCGAACATTGGTAGGGCTGGTGTTTGACGATGCTGGCAACATGATCCTGGCTTCTACCGAAGGAGAGATCTATCGCTTGCCATTGGGAATTCGCGGTTATTTACTCGACATCTTCAACGAAATGGGGGCATGA
- the scpB gene encoding SMC-Scp complex subunit ScpB encodes MNAETSAHAQQEHSATSAHTQQEHQSHYWKAAIEALLLVAEEPLTVKQLAEILQCGDTQQVARWADELMDEFNARDGGTEIRKIAGGYRLSTRPQFHEQIRRYLRLQPSARLSLASLETLAVIAYKQPITVPEIQEIRGKSSISSIKTLLEKRLIVPKGRKMVVGRPILYGTSKEFLVQFGLNDLSELPSIEDFEDLTVE; translated from the coding sequence ATGAACGCAGAAACATCCGCTCACGCCCAACAGGAACACTCGGCAACATCCGCTCACACCCAACAGGAACACCAATCGCATTATTGGAAAGCCGCGATCGAAGCGCTACTGTTGGTTGCTGAAGAACCGCTCACTGTCAAACAACTGGCTGAGATTTTACAGTGTGGCGACACCCAACAGGTGGCTCGATGGGCTGATGAGCTGATGGATGAATTCAACGCACGCGATGGCGGCACAGAGATTCGTAAAATCGCCGGCGGCTATCGTCTCTCGACTCGACCGCAATTTCACGAACAGATTCGTCGGTATCTGCGCTTGCAACCATCGGCGCGATTGTCACTGGCTTCATTGGAAACACTGGCCGTCATCGCCTACAAGCAGCCAATCACCGTGCCTGAGATTCAGGAGATTCGCGGCAAAAGCTCGATCTCGTCCATCAAAACGCTGCTGGAAAAACGGCTCATCGTCCCCAAGGGCAGAAAGATGGTCGTCGGTCGCCCGATTCTATACGGCACATCGAAAGAATTTCTCGTGCAATTCGGCTTGAATGATCTTTCGGAACTGCCCAGCATCGAAGACTTCGAGGACCTCACCGTCGAATAA
- a CDS encoding rRNA pseudouridine synthase produces the protein MQERLQKIIAQAGIASRRKAEELILAGQVTVNGQVVTALGTKADPERDHIKVSGKLINPRLAARQKVYILLNKPAGYLSSLSDPARRPLVTDLLPDPKTKVYPVGRLDFNSEGLLLLTNDGEFANLIASAKNQIPKTYHVKVKGIPGEKQLNLLRSGVVIEGRRTAPATIRELRQTASNAWYEVTIIEGRHHQIRLMFDKIGHSVVKLKRVAIGFLTIGKLKPGQYRHLSSAEVRRFFHYSGSATRKPD, from the coding sequence ATGCAAGAGCGTTTGCAAAAGATCATCGCGCAGGCGGGCATCGCCTCGCGGCGCAAGGCTGAAGAACTCATCTTGGCGGGACAGGTCACGGTCAACGGTCAGGTAGTCACTGCGTTAGGCACGAAGGCTGACCCTGAACGCGATCACATCAAAGTCAGCGGCAAGCTGATCAATCCCCGGCTGGCCGCGCGGCAAAAGGTCTACATCCTACTGAACAAGCCAGCCGGATACTTATCGAGCCTGTCAGACCCAGCCCGACGACCGTTAGTGACCGACTTGCTGCCAGACCCCAAAACGAAGGTCTACCCGGTGGGACGATTGGACTTCAACTCGGAGGGGCTGCTGTTGCTGACGAATGACGGTGAATTTGCTAACTTGATCGCTTCAGCCAAAAACCAAATTCCTAAAACCTATCATGTGAAGGTCAAAGGCATACCCGGCGAGAAACAACTCAACTTGCTGCGCTCCGGCGTCGTCATCGAAGGACGGCGCACGGCCCCGGCAACGATCCGTGAGCTCAGACAAACGGCCTCGAACGCATGGTACGAAGTCACGATCATTGAAGGCCGCCATCACCAAATCCGCTTGATGTTCGACAAAATCGGCCACTCGGTTGTCAAGCTCAAGCGCGTGGCCATTGGGTTCTTAACCATCGGCAAATTGAAGCCGGGCCAGTATCGTCATCTGTCCAGCGCAGAAGTTCGGCGATTCTTTCACTATTCAGGCTCTGCCACCAGAAAGCCTGACTAG
- a CDS encoding site-2 protease family protein, producing the protein MERHVGDFILYFPMLLLSLSFHEASHAWVAHRMGDDTGYLLGRVSLSPIPHIDPIGTLLFPVLGFFTGLPFIGWAKPVPVNPVHLRDVRKGHMLISLAGPGSNLLLAALFLVILKLLLVYADSSIGLLGSLAEPTFKLLQIGLLMNIALAIFNIIPIPPLDGHWVLYHLLPNHAAQVMDQIRPYGFLILYALMLTGVLQYFFLPAYVVVRYFLN; encoded by the coding sequence TTGGAACGACATGTTGGTGATTTCATTCTGTATTTCCCGATGCTCTTGCTATCGTTGTCATTTCATGAAGCCTCGCATGCCTGGGTCGCCCACCGAATGGGCGATGACACAGGTTACCTGCTGGGTCGTGTTTCATTGAGTCCGATTCCACACATTGATCCGATTGGAACGCTGCTGTTCCCTGTTCTTGGTTTCTTCACCGGACTGCCGTTCATTGGCTGGGCCAAGCCGGTGCCGGTCAATCCCGTGCATCTGCGCGATGTGCGCAAGGGACACATGCTGATTTCCCTAGCTGGGCCTGGCAGCAACTTGCTGCTGGCCGCGTTGTTCCTCGTGATCCTGAAGCTGCTGCTGGTTTACGCCGATTCCAGCATCGGGCTGCTCGGCAGCTTGGCCGAACCGACATTCAAGCTGTTGCAGATCGGCCTGCTGATGAACATCGCGCTGGCTATCTTCAACATCATCCCCATTCCTCCGCTGGATGGGCACTGGGTGCTTTACCACCTGTTGCCTAATCACGCTGCGCAGGTGATGGATCAGATTCGTCCCTACGGATTTTTGATCCTCTACGCGCTGATGCTCACGGGGGTGCTGCAATACTTCTTCCTGCCCGCTTACGTTGTGGTCAGGTACTTCCTCAACTGA